The following proteins are encoded in a genomic region of Lujinxingia vulgaris:
- a CDS encoding metal ABC transporter ATP-binding protein — protein sequence MSRSDALNIQNLNLSYGAERVVEDVNLRLQPGSLVGIVGPNGAGKSTLIKAIAGAKDPDSGTVTICGDTGRRGRQKLTYVPQRGEVDWDFPITAEEVVRQGRFAHVGLLRRFNADDKGAVADALDAVAMTPLKHRQIGELSGGQQQRVFLARALAQGGEVFLMDEPFAGVDAATEKAIVDVLRALRDAGKTVVVVHHDLVTVSDYFDELVLLNRTIIAHGPTSEVFTPENMRKTYGGNLAIFERRDAAEAVE from the coding sequence ATGAGCCGTAGCGATGCGCTGAACATCCAGAACCTCAACCTCTCCTACGGCGCTGAGCGGGTCGTCGAAGACGTCAACCTGCGCCTTCAGCCCGGGAGCCTGGTCGGCATCGTCGGACCGAACGGAGCGGGAAAGTCCACGCTGATCAAGGCGATCGCCGGCGCCAAAGATCCCGACAGCGGCACGGTGACCATCTGCGGTGACACCGGGCGACGCGGGCGACAGAAGTTGACCTACGTGCCCCAACGCGGCGAGGTCGACTGGGACTTTCCGATCACGGCGGAGGAGGTCGTGCGTCAGGGCCGCTTTGCGCATGTCGGGCTCTTGCGTCGCTTTAACGCCGACGACAAAGGCGCAGTCGCAGACGCCCTCGACGCGGTCGCAATGACGCCCTTAAAGCATCGCCAGATTGGAGAACTCTCCGGCGGGCAGCAGCAACGCGTGTTTCTGGCGCGCGCGCTGGCCCAGGGCGGAGAGGTCTTCCTGATGGACGAGCCCTTCGCCGGCGTCGACGCGGCCACCGAGAAGGCGATTGTCGACGTGCTCCGCGCGCTTCGCGACGCGGGCAAAACCGTAGTGGTGGTGCACCACGACCTGGTCACGGTGAGCGACTACTTCGATGAGCTCGTCTTATTGAACCGCACCATCATCGCCCACGGCCCCACCTCCGAGGTCTTTACGCCGGAGAACATGCGGAAGACCTACGGCGGAAACCTTGCGATTTTTGAGCGCCGCGACGCGGCCGAAGCGGTGGAGTAG
- a CDS encoding metal ABC transporter substrate-binding protein — MMTMNQLFLRVAFVVALMLLSACEREAEPVDDRPVVVATTTMLEDLTRELAGDDVRVVGLLSAGADPHIYQPRPADARQIAESDLVVMNGLLLEGWMEGLVRHAGGERPILVVGERIEEDRLMSVDGAVDPHFWFDVALWQEGGKGVAEALQALFDEGDARRAAIASRHARYDEELEALDDWVRAQLATVPEEQRVLITSHDAFGYFGRAYDLDVEAIQGLSTEQEASQRDVINMIEVVRKRNAPAVFMESSVAPGLIEQVARETGARISGPLYSDSLGPEQSGAHTYVKMVESNVRLITGALGGSPEAFKWRATRTSPAGSEESDA, encoded by the coding sequence ATGATGACGATGAACCAACTTTTTCTGCGCGTTGCCTTCGTGGTGGCACTGATGCTGTTGAGCGCGTGTGAGCGCGAGGCGGAGCCCGTCGACGATCGCCCGGTGGTTGTCGCGACCACGACCATGCTCGAGGATCTGACTCGTGAGCTGGCCGGCGACGATGTCCGGGTGGTGGGGCTGCTCTCCGCGGGCGCCGACCCACACATCTACCAACCTCGCCCGGCCGACGCTCGCCAGATCGCCGAGAGCGACCTGGTGGTCATGAACGGGCTGCTGCTCGAAGGCTGGATGGAGGGTTTAGTGCGCCACGCCGGCGGTGAGCGGCCTATTCTGGTGGTCGGCGAGCGCATTGAAGAAGATCGTCTGATGTCGGTCGATGGCGCGGTGGACCCGCACTTCTGGTTCGACGTGGCGCTCTGGCAAGAGGGGGGCAAAGGGGTCGCCGAAGCGCTGCAAGCGCTCTTCGATGAGGGTGACGCACGTCGCGCGGCGATCGCCTCGCGTCACGCCCGCTACGACGAGGAGCTCGAAGCGCTCGATGACTGGGTGCGCGCCCAGCTGGCGACCGTTCCCGAAGAACAGCGGGTGCTCATCACCAGCCATGACGCCTTTGGCTACTTCGGACGCGCCTACGATCTGGACGTCGAGGCCATCCAGGGCTTGAGCACCGAGCAGGAGGCCAGCCAGCGTGACGTCATCAACATGATCGAGGTGGTGCGCAAACGAAACGCGCCCGCGGTCTTTATGGAGTCCTCGGTCGCGCCCGGGCTTATTGAGCAGGTCGCGCGTGAGACCGGCGCGCGCATCAGTGGGCCTCTTTACTCCGATAGCCTGGGGCCGGAGCAGAGCGGGGCGCACACCTACGTCAAGATGGTGGAGTCCAACGTGCGCCTGATCACCGGCGCCTTAGGTGGCAGCCCCGAGGCTTTTAAATGGCGAGCGACACGCACCTCGCCAGCAGGTTCCGAGGAGAGCGACGCATGA
- a CDS encoding YggS family pyridoxal phosphate-dependent enzyme has protein sequence MSASSDIDVDVLKSRLEEVEARIVAACERAGRRRDEVTLIAVSKTHPIEAIEALAELGVRDFGESYVQEWQEKAAELEESVRWHFIGGLQSNKARFVAGEVALIHSVDRKSLVKALARRSDSTVDVLLQVNISGEESKGGVEPADLNDFYANVVARPELRVRGVMGMAPYADDPEEARPYFRRLRELFEGLVAYAQEHAPERAGDLREISMGMSGDFEVAIEEGATLIRVGSALFGERNYDA, from the coding sequence ATGAGTGCTTCCTCTGACATCGATGTTGATGTGCTGAAGTCGCGTCTTGAGGAGGTGGAGGCCCGCATCGTCGCGGCTTGCGAGCGGGCGGGGCGCCGGCGAGATGAGGTTACGCTCATCGCCGTAAGCAAGACCCACCCGATCGAGGCGATTGAGGCGCTGGCGGAGCTGGGTGTGCGTGATTTTGGCGAGTCCTACGTGCAGGAGTGGCAGGAGAAGGCCGCGGAGCTCGAAGAGAGCGTGCGCTGGCACTTCATCGGCGGGCTGCAGTCCAACAAGGCGCGTTTTGTGGCCGGGGAGGTCGCGCTGATTCATTCGGTCGACCGCAAAAGCCTCGTCAAAGCGCTGGCGCGCCGCTCGGATTCGACGGTCGACGTGCTTCTGCAGGTCAACATCAGTGGCGAGGAGAGCAAGGGTGGGGTGGAGCCCGCTGATCTCAACGACTTTTATGCCAACGTGGTCGCCCGGCCCGAGCTGCGGGTACGCGGGGTGATGGGCATGGCGCCTTATGCCGACGATCCGGAGGAGGCGCGCCCCTATTTTCGGCGGCTGCGTGAGCTTTTTGAGGGCCTGGTCGCCTACGCGCAGGAACACGCCCCGGAGCGCGCCGGGGATCTTCGGGAGATCTCGATGGGCATGTCCGGGGATTTTGAAGTCGCAATTGAAGAAGGTGCCACATTGATTCGCGTGGGCAGCGCGCTCTTTGGAGAGAGGAATTACGATGCATGA
- a CDS encoding DivIVA domain-containing protein translates to MFKFSADDIANQSFQSKFRGYDADQVHEFLEGLAREWRQVQDAVRRMQDELDEQTRELRDYRRRERSLVEALEMARQVAEEIRHQADRDAELVLAETELKAERMLTRAEQKVGQLRSEMLELHQHRVRFQSELKHMVESYGSMIAHFEKRAEGVEVLPPIPGHAPSPVSPRTEESAQAAESDESEEVDDDALVDERPRRHTSPGMIAGSSTSH, encoded by the coding sequence ATGTTCAAGTTCAGCGCCGATGATATCGCCAATCAGTCGTTTCAGTCGAAGTTCCGGGGCTACGACGCCGACCAGGTTCACGAGTTTCTGGAGGGGCTTGCCCGCGAGTGGCGCCAGGTCCAGGACGCGGTGCGGCGGATGCAGGATGAGCTCGACGAGCAGACCCGCGAGCTGCGCGACTACCGCCGCCGTGAGCGCAGCCTGGTCGAAGCCCTGGAGATGGCCCGGCAGGTCGCCGAGGAGATCCGCCATCAGGCCGATCGCGACGCCGAGCTCGTGCTGGCCGAGACCGAGCTCAAAGCCGAGCGCATGCTCACGCGTGCCGAGCAGAAGGTCGGGCAGCTGCGCTCGGAGATGCTGGAGCTGCATCAGCATCGGGTGCGTTTTCAGAGCGAGCTCAAGCATATGGTCGAGAGCTATGGCTCGATGATCGCGCATTTTGAGAAGCGCGCCGAAGGCGTGGAGGTGCTCCCGCCCATCCCCGGTCACGCGCCCAGCCCGGTCTCGCCACGCACTGAGGAGAGCGCGCAGGCGGCTGAGAGTGATGAGAGCGAAGAGGTCGACGACGACGCGCTGGTCGATGAGCGCCCGCGCCGTCATACCTCGCCAGGGATGATCGCCGGCTCCTCGACCTCGCATTGA
- the proC gene encoding pyrroline-5-carboxylate reductase, translating to MHEPDETPEAAASADTEKLVVPALSDDDAPTFDARLNDYLVILIGCGKMGRALAEGWIDSGALDPRRLVCLDAHEKTAQDLADDLNAREAIPEVELDENDKPIRRPRLYMVAVKPGDVRAVLEARQEEFTDEDTIISIAAGVKIASMRRYAGPLAGMARAMPNTPALVGAGVTGVMGDGTVDMAAIGALFEAVGKVVRIKDEDHFHALTAISGSGPAYIFTAVEALADGGVFMGLDRKTAIELASAVMEGAARLAQERSYVHTAELKDQVASPGGTTIAALVALEEHGFRHALIRAVEAAARRSAELSEEVSERRIEEEGPIG from the coding sequence ATGCATGAGCCCGATGAAACACCGGAAGCAGCGGCTTCGGCCGACACCGAAAAGCTCGTGGTGCCTGCGCTTTCCGACGATGATGCGCCGACCTTTGATGCGCGCCTGAACGACTATCTCGTGATCCTGATCGGCTGCGGGAAGATGGGGCGGGCGCTGGCCGAGGGATGGATCGACAGCGGCGCGCTCGACCCGCGTCGCCTGGTCTGCCTGGATGCGCATGAGAAGACGGCTCAGGACCTGGCCGACGACTTAAACGCGCGTGAGGCCATCCCGGAGGTGGAGCTTGATGAGAACGACAAGCCCATCCGGCGCCCGCGCCTTTATATGGTGGCAGTTAAGCCCGGTGATGTGCGCGCGGTGCTCGAGGCGCGTCAGGAGGAGTTCACCGATGAAGACACGATCATCTCGATCGCTGCCGGCGTGAAGATCGCGTCGATGCGCCGCTACGCCGGGCCGCTCGCCGGAATGGCGCGCGCGATGCCGAATACGCCGGCGCTGGTCGGCGCGGGGGTCACCGGTGTGATGGGCGACGGCACCGTCGATATGGCCGCGATCGGAGCGCTCTTTGAGGCGGTCGGAAAGGTCGTGCGCATCAAAGACGAAGATCATTTTCACGCGCTCACCGCCATCAGTGGCAGCGGTCCGGCGTATATCTTTACGGCGGTGGAGGCGCTGGCCGACGGCGGCGTCTTTATGGGCCTTGATCGCAAGACCGCCATCGAGCTTGCCAGCGCGGTAATGGAAGGGGCGGCGCGGTTGGCCCAGGAGCGAAGCTACGTGCACACCGCCGAGCTCAAAGATCAGGTGGCGAGCCCGGGGGGCACGACCATCGCGGCGCTCGTCGCGTTGGAGGAGCACGGCTTTCGCCACGCGCTGATCCGCGCGGTGGAGGCCGCCGCCCGCCGCAGCGCCGAGCTCAGCGAAGAGGTCTCGGAGCGACGCATCGAAGAGGAAGGGCCCATCGGATAG
- a CDS encoding HEAT repeat domain-containing protein codes for MFTSPSGAPSPLRVLPILRGAPAASALLTSALIALGAQPVSAQISAPERIERHSETIELERRRPALQLNIYQRADADERIWNVELAGGPGRTSAICRTTFPREVGQNFYIFEIQSRKLTSTGHAIILEARADYQRGPLDPPVYQVAMWVDRANSSTGWSCGVIGRGEYTRLDGGASLGFRQLSPEDAPDTTTLVRADRTRGPSFCGLQKEEDRGFEIFDPDQGRFVAGDRIDLQLEQAIDLEATLPERAYRIPLTANIFSWALASSDVRGAPVGGLPARPISLGDADLKTAWIEGSGEGGVGEYVSANVTTAVPIRGLHIFPGHGRSRDHFESYARPTELLIGLSDGLRFRVALPDVSTDDLFESGGLTVTFPEPVYTNCLSAMILDSQPGAMAEAPEAERRRLGRSVAISELTLTSTVDAPTEDETARRIVHEVVLEPQAPRRDQLSRMTTRIPSATITAVDEVLRGDDPTARDRAVPMLASLPSDEAVPTLMAHLKRVHTDAPDYRATQRAIAAHGARAADPLLDLLDQLDPTERKYVDAVRLIGRLGSLIQLGRLIDTFGQGPDRLRNERVRAVAAGGVAMLPRLIDAAQVSPDSPTTEDTLQAIGLIARRDFAHETGELEDVDALLDLARTSQVRRHRLRAIEALGYFLHPEGVEHLSDLLVEDPDPLIRAAAAGALTRYPGDEARQALTGALQDNSPDVRIAAIGALGARDDAAPSTPEIIDYVERERWHTGLHRGLDVLAASAHPEALPYLERLLVEHPNGERVPVALRALRHHRRPVSRQAIDQAMAVPGLRASVLRQLVSMLGMHDGPDIDAELLNIARGTHPTVAATFTEDPSLAGELRRQALNAMGTRRSAEGRANLLAFVVDDEAPEDLRIAALQALAFFADPTLVEELQELATTLPRPLRPQLRDTLAQIQARVAIDDAGDDIQEFRDALDEREKRRLSDEKSNR; via the coding sequence ATGTTCACGTCGCCCTCTGGCGCGCCCTCCCCTCTCCGAGTTCTGCCGATATTGCGCGGCGCCCCCGCAGCAAGCGCGCTCCTGACGAGCGCGCTCATCGCGCTGGGCGCACAGCCCGTGAGCGCGCAGATCAGCGCCCCCGAGCGCATCGAGCGCCACAGCGAGACCATCGAGCTGGAGCGGCGTCGACCCGCGCTGCAGCTCAACATCTACCAGCGCGCCGACGCCGACGAACGTATCTGGAACGTGGAGCTGGCCGGGGGCCCCGGGCGCACCTCCGCGATCTGCCGCACGACCTTCCCCCGGGAGGTCGGCCAGAACTTCTACATCTTCGAGATCCAGAGCCGAAAACTCACCTCGACCGGTCACGCGATCATCCTGGAGGCCCGCGCCGACTACCAGCGCGGCCCCCTCGATCCGCCGGTCTACCAGGTGGCGATGTGGGTCGATCGCGCCAACAGCTCCACCGGCTGGAGCTGCGGCGTGATCGGCCGCGGTGAATACACCCGTCTCGATGGCGGCGCCTCGCTCGGGTTTCGACAGCTCTCGCCAGAGGACGCCCCCGACACCACCACGCTGGTACGCGCCGACAGAACTCGCGGCCCTTCGTTTTGCGGACTTCAAAAAGAAGAAGATCGCGGCTTTGAGATCTTCGATCCCGACCAGGGGCGCTTTGTCGCCGGCGACCGCATCGATCTGCAGCTTGAGCAGGCCATCGATCTGGAGGCGACGCTCCCCGAGCGCGCCTACCGGATACCGCTGACCGCCAATATCTTCAGCTGGGCGCTGGCCAGCAGTGATGTGCGCGGCGCGCCCGTCGGCGGCCTCCCGGCGCGTCCCATCTCGCTGGGCGACGCCGACCTTAAGACGGCGTGGATCGAAGGCTCTGGCGAGGGCGGAGTGGGCGAATACGTCAGCGCCAACGTCACCACCGCCGTGCCCATCCGGGGCCTGCACATCTTCCCCGGCCACGGCCGCTCCCGCGACCACTTCGAGAGCTACGCCCGCCCCACCGAGCTGCTCATCGGGCTGAGCGATGGGCTGCGCTTCCGCGTCGCGCTTCCCGACGTATCTACAGACGACCTCTTTGAATCCGGCGGGCTCACCGTGACCTTTCCCGAGCCGGTCTACACGAACTGCCTCTCGGCGATGATCCTGGACTCGCAGCCCGGCGCGATGGCCGAGGCCCCGGAGGCTGAGCGCCGCCGCCTGGGGCGCTCGGTGGCCATCTCCGAGCTCACGCTGACCTCAACGGTCGACGCCCCCACCGAAGACGAGACCGCCCGCCGCATCGTCCACGAGGTCGTCCTGGAGCCCCAGGCCCCGCGCCGCGACCAGCTATCGCGCATGACCACGCGCATTCCCTCGGCGACCATCACCGCCGTCGATGAGGTCCTGCGCGGCGACGACCCCACCGCCCGCGACCGCGCGGTGCCCATGCTCGCGAGCCTCCCGTCCGACGAGGCTGTCCCCACGCTGATGGCGCATCTGAAGCGCGTGCACACCGACGCCCCCGACTACCGCGCCACCCAGCGCGCCATCGCCGCCCACGGCGCGCGCGCGGCCGACCCGCTCCTCGATCTCCTCGACCAGCTCGACCCCACCGAACGTAAATACGTCGACGCGGTGCGGCTGATCGGCAGGCTCGGCTCCCTGATCCAGCTCGGGCGGCTCATTGACACCTTTGGCCAGGGCCCTGACCGGCTCCGCAATGAGCGCGTGCGCGCGGTGGCCGCCGGCGGCGTGGCGATGCTCCCCCGCCTGATCGATGCGGCGCAGGTCTCGCCAGACTCCCCGACCACCGAAGACACGCTGCAGGCCATCGGCCTGATCGCCCGGCGCGATTTCGCCCATGAGACTGGCGAGCTGGAGGACGTCGACGCCCTCCTCGATCTGGCGCGCACCAGCCAGGTTCGACGCCACCGCCTGCGGGCCATTGAGGCCCTCGGCTACTTCCTGCACCCCGAGGGCGTCGAGCATCTAAGCGATCTTCTGGTCGAGGATCCCGATCCCCTTATTCGAGCTGCGGCCGCCGGCGCCCTGACCCGCTACCCCGGCGATGAGGCCCGTCAGGCGCTGACCGGCGCACTCCAAGACAACTCGCCAGACGTGCGCATCGCCGCCATCGGGGCCTTGGGCGCCCGCGACGATGCCGCGCCTTCCACTCCGGAAATCATCGACTACGTCGAGCGCGAGCGCTGGCACACCGGCCTTCATCGCGGGCTCGATGTGCTGGCCGCCTCCGCCCACCCCGAGGCGCTCCCCTACCTGGAGCGCCTGCTCGTCGAACACCCCAACGGGGAGCGGGTGCCGGTGGCGTTACGCGCCCTTCGCCACCACCGCCGGCCCGTCTCGCGCCAGGCCATTGACCAGGCGATGGCCGTTCCGGGCCTGCGCGCCTCGGTGCTGCGCCAGCTGGTGAGCATGCTCGGCATGCACGACGGTCCCGACATCGACGCCGAACTTCTGAACATCGCCCGCGGCACCCACCCCACCGTCGCGGCGACCTTCACCGAAGATCCCTCCCTTGCCGGCGAGCTGCGGCGCCAGGCGCTCAACGCGATGGGCACGCGTCGATCGGCGGAAGGCCGGGCCAACCTCCTGGCCTTCGTCGTCGATGATGAGGCCCCCGAAGATCTGCGCATCGCCGCCCTGCAGGCGCTGGCCTTCTTCGCCGACCCCACGCTCGTGGAAGAGCTCCAGGAGCTCGCCACCACCCTGCCGCGCCCGCTCCGCCCCCAGCTTCGCGACACGCTGGCTCAGATCCAGGCGCGCGTGGCCATCGACGACGCCGGCGACGACATCCAGGAGTTCCGCGACGCCCTCGATGAGCGCGAAAAACGGCGACTATCCGACGAAAAATCCAACCGTTGA
- a CDS encoding metal ABC transporter permease, giving the protein MKTGSTEIFWSRAAEFFSLQYDFALYALLAAVLVGVICGLVGTFMVLRGMSLVGDAAGHATLPGVAIAFLITGTKSAPALLLGALASAVLAAMTITWISRGPRVRADAAIGIVLSTFFGLGIVLLSYIQASPTGQQAGLSEYLFGNAAAVTPAQIGVVALAGALLVVLVGVFYRPLSLMVFDERFAQSLGLPTHWLELGLMAALAVAVVLSIQAVGVILVAAMLIIPPSAARFLSKKLPGVMFASILIGGISGAIGAMISYVYEGVATGPAMVLVAVVFFALALAFGPVGGALPRALRRRSARQIALQRGLR; this is encoded by the coding sequence ATGAAGACGGGCAGTACCGAGATCTTCTGGAGCCGCGCCGCCGAGTTCTTCTCTTTGCAGTACGACTTTGCGCTCTATGCGTTACTCGCGGCGGTGCTGGTCGGGGTGATTTGCGGGTTGGTCGGCACCTTTATGGTGCTGCGAGGCATGTCCCTGGTGGGGGACGCCGCCGGCCACGCAACCCTGCCCGGCGTGGCGATTGCATTTTTGATCACTGGCACCAAGAGCGCGCCGGCGCTTCTGCTCGGCGCGCTCGCCAGTGCGGTGCTCGCTGCGATGACCATCACCTGGATCAGCCGCGGGCCGCGCGTACGCGCCGATGCCGCGATTGGCATTGTGCTCTCGACCTTTTTCGGTCTGGGGATCGTCCTGCTCTCGTATATTCAGGCCTCACCCACCGGACAGCAGGCCGGCCTCTCGGAGTATCTCTTCGGCAACGCGGCGGCGGTCACCCCGGCGCAGATCGGCGTCGTCGCCCTGGCCGGGGCGCTGCTCGTGGTGCTCGTCGGCGTCTTCTACCGACCGCTCTCGCTGATGGTCTTCGATGAGCGATTTGCGCAGTCGCTGGGGTTGCCGACCCACTGGCTGGAGTTGGGGCTGATGGCCGCGCTGGCCGTCGCGGTGGTGCTCTCCATTCAGGCGGTCGGCGTGATTCTGGTCGCGGCGATGCTGATCATTCCTCCCTCCGCGGCGCGTTTTCTCTCCAAAAAACTCCCCGGCGTGATGTTCGCCTCGATCTTAATTGGCGGCATCAGCGGGGCGATCGGCGCGATGATCTCGTACGTGTACGAGGGCGTGGCCACCGGCCCGGCGATGGTGTTGGTGGCGGTCGTGTTCTTCGCACTGGCGCTGGCCTTTGGGCCGGTGGGCGGCGCGTTACCCCGCGCCCTGCGTCGACGAAGCGCTCGCCAGATCGCGCTGCAGAGAGGCTTGCGATGA
- a CDS encoding Maf family protein yields MDIITKSSPRVVLASGSPRRLELMQRLGFEPLVYKSDIEEVPRAGESPEAYTLRLAREKGEAVADALAGDSELPGWVLSADTIVVLDGEILEKPADEADARAMLARLAGNTHEVITAYCWTWRAPGQPADARVSKAVAVRADVWMRELTEDHIRRYAASGEPMDKAGSYGIQDLGSTLVRRIEGSYFCVVGLPVCEVVETLEELGGIQGFPL; encoded by the coding sequence ATGGACATCATCACCAAAAGTTCTCCCCGGGTCGTGCTCGCCAGTGGCTCTCCTCGCCGCCTGGAGCTGATGCAGCGCCTGGGCTTTGAGCCGCTTGTTTACAAGAGCGACATCGAAGAGGTGCCCCGCGCCGGGGAGTCGCCCGAAGCATATACTCTGCGACTCGCCAGGGAAAAGGGCGAGGCTGTGGCCGATGCGCTGGCCGGCGACAGTGAGCTTCCCGGGTGGGTGCTCTCGGCGGATACCATCGTGGTGTTGGATGGCGAGATCCTGGAGAAACCTGCCGATGAGGCCGACGCCCGCGCGATGCTCGCCAGGCTGGCCGGCAACACACACGAGGTCATCACCGCCTACTGCTGGACCTGGCGCGCGCCGGGGCAGCCCGCTGATGCGCGCGTCTCAAAGGCCGTCGCGGTGCGCGCTGACGTGTGGATGCGCGAGCTCACCGAGGATCATATCCGTCGCTACGCCGCCAGTGGCGAGCCGATGGATAAGGCCGGAAGCTACGGCATTCAGGATCTGGGTAGCACGCTGGTGCGACGCATTGAGGGCTCCTACTTCTGCGTGGTGGGCCTGCCGGTCTGCGAGGTTGTGGAGACGCTGGAGGAGCTCGGTGGCATCCAGGGGTTCCCGCTATGA
- a CDS encoding peptidase MA family metallohydrolase, translating to MKLLRATLVAILVSALTIFSAPARAEVMPGLISRPGAEVALTYYYPERFEPAIAQLDAEATEVVEALERRLGVDALDGVDVYLLHDMNTYFEWKGADYRPSSWAVGLSLSDRSTVLVKHGVGSAAEPVDIRKTFIHELAHVAVDRARGGHHVPRWFNEGFAVLHAEEWTPERSDTLTRAASTGSVMAFSALDRYFPPHHQSVSLAYAQSFHFVRHLEQRFGEDFFAEVMAQVRAGTPFEEAVHKSSGSTLSALETQWRNDLEEGASFWAILGDANGLFFGASFLFLVAFVVRVMRKRRQAQAMVDDDDPGPWDYDPELYPLPGQDR from the coding sequence GTGAAGTTGTTGCGCGCCACCCTTGTTGCGATCCTTGTCTCCGCACTCACGATCTTCAGCGCGCCGGCCCGGGCCGAGGTGATGCCCGGGCTTATCAGCCGACCCGGCGCGGAGGTCGCGCTGACCTACTATTATCCCGAGCGTTTTGAACCGGCGATTGCCCAGCTCGACGCCGAGGCCACCGAGGTGGTTGAGGCGCTGGAGCGCCGTCTGGGAGTCGATGCGCTCGACGGCGTTGACGTCTACCTGCTGCACGACATGAACACCTATTTTGAGTGGAAGGGCGCCGACTACCGCCCGTCGAGCTGGGCGGTGGGGCTTTCGTTGAGTGACCGCTCCACGGTGCTGGTCAAGCACGGGGTGGGGTCGGCGGCGGAGCCGGTCGATATCCGCAAAACCTTCATTCATGAGCTTGCGCACGTGGCGGTCGACCGCGCTCGCGGCGGACATCATGTGCCCCGGTGGTTCAACGAGGGCTTTGCCGTACTTCACGCTGAGGAGTGGACGCCCGAGCGCAGCGATACGCTGACGCGCGCGGCATCGACGGGCAGCGTGATGGCGTTTTCGGCCCTGGACCGCTACTTCCCGCCGCACCACCAGTCGGTGTCGTTGGCCTACGCGCAGAGCTTTCATTTTGTGCGTCACCTGGAGCAGCGCTTCGGCGAGGACTTTTTTGCTGAGGTGATGGCCCAGGTGCGGGCGGGTACGCCTTTTGAGGAGGCGGTGCATAAGAGCAGCGGAAGCACCTTGAGCGCGCTGGAGACGCAGTGGCGAAACGATCTGGAGGAGGGCGCCTCCTTCTGGGCGATCCTGGGCGATGCCAACGGTCTTTTTTTTGGCGCCTCCTTTCTTTTCCTTGTAGCGTTCGTGGTGCGCGTGATGCGTAAGCGCCGCCAGGCGCAAGCGATGGTCGATGATGACGACCCCGGGCCGTGGGATTACGACCCGGAGCTTTACCCCTTGCCTGGCCAGGATCGCTGA
- the moeB gene encoding molybdopterin-synthase adenylyltransferase MoeB: MVATFDELIERVKATIKETDSDAVRALQTSNDPTVIIDVREREEFVDGHIEGAEFIPRGQLDLKIETAVPKRDTPIVLYCAGGTRSALAARSLEELGYTDVKSMAGGFTAWKRSGYPVHIPKAMTSEQLTRYSRHLVIPEIGEKGQRKLIDAKVLLLGAGALGSPVAMYLTAAGVGTIGIIDSDVVDRSNLQRQILHTDEAVGTPKVESAKARMKALNPDVEIHTHQTWLSSENVLEIFEGYDVVVDGGDNFATRYLVNDACVRLGIPNVHGSVYRFEGQATSFVPHQGPCYRCLYPEPPPPELAPSCQEAGVLGVIPGVIGMLQAIEVIKLIVGIGEPLAGRLLTFDGLKTQFRELKLRRDPECALCGENAEWNGFIDYEVFCNVS, translated from the coding sequence ATTGTGGCTACATTTGACGAGCTCATTGAGCGCGTAAAAGCAACGATCAAAGAGACCGACAGCGACGCGGTGCGCGCCCTGCAAACCTCCAACGACCCCACCGTCATCATCGACGTGCGCGAGCGCGAAGAGTTTGTCGACGGCCATATCGAAGGCGCCGAATTCATCCCCCGCGGCCAGCTCGACCTGAAGATCGAGACGGCTGTGCCCAAACGCGACACCCCGATCGTGCTCTACTGCGCCGGCGGCACGCGCTCGGCGCTGGCGGCCCGCTCGCTCGAAGAGCTGGGCTACACCGACGTAAAATCGATGGCCGGCGGCTTCACCGCCTGGAAGCGCTCGGGTTACCCGGTGCATATCCCCAAAGCGATGACCTCCGAGCAGCTCACCCGCTACAGCCGCCACCTGGTCATCCCCGAGATCGGTGAGAAGGGCCAGCGCAAGCTCATCGACGCCAAAGTGCTGCTGCTCGGCGCCGGCGCTCTGGGAAGCCCGGTGGCCATGTACCTGACGGCGGCAGGCGTGGGCACCATCGGTATTATCGACAGCGACGTGGTCGACCGCTCCAACCTCCAGCGCCAGATCCTGCACACCGACGAGGCCGTCGGCACGCCCAAGGTCGAGTCGGCCAAAGCTCGCATGAAGGCGCTCAACCCCGACGTCGAGATTCACACCCACCAGACCTGGCTGAGCAGCGAAAACGTCCTGGAGATCTTCGAGGGCTACGACGTCGTCGTCGACGGCGGCGACAACTTCGCCACGCGCTACCTGGTCAACGACGCCTGCGTGCGCCTGGGCATCCCCAACGTGCACGGCTCGGTCTACCGTTTTGAGGGGCAGGCCACCTCCTTTGTGCCCCACCAGGGCCCCTGCTACCGCTGCCTCTACCCCGAGCCCCCGCCCCCCGAGCTCGCCCCGAGCTGCCAGGAGGCCGGCGTGCTCGGCGTGATCCCCGGCGTCATCGGCATGCTGCAGGCCATTGAGGTCATCAAGCTCATCGTGGGTATCGGTGAGCCGCTGGCCGGCCGCCTGCTGACCTTCGACGGGCTCAAAACGCAGTTCCGCGAGCTCAAGTTGCGCCGCGATCCGGAGTGCGCCCTCTGCGGCGAAAACGCCGAGTGGAACGGCTTTATCGACTACGAGGTCTTCTGCAACGTGAGCTAA